One window from the genome of Salvelinus fontinalis isolate EN_2023a chromosome 3, ASM2944872v1, whole genome shotgun sequence encodes:
- the LOC129839516 gene encoding atlastin-2-like isoform X3 — protein MAEESRLKHRNHSPQNCKNSIFGEGEHGVEGVPHKMSPEEEEALLLEEDEEDALSARPIQIVVAHEDDHAFELDEAALERILLQEHVRDLNVVVVSVAGAFRKGKSFLLDFMLRFMYNQTSCSWLGGHEEPLTGFTWRGGCERETTGILAWSEVFVVDKPDGSKVAVLLIDTQGAFDSQSTIKDCATLFALSTMTSSVQVYNLSQNVQEDDLQHLQLFTEYGRLALEEIYEKPFQTLMFLIRDWSYPYEHSYGLEGGKSFLEKRLQVKQNQHEELQNVRKHIHSCFSNIGCFLLPHPGLKVATNPNFDGRLTDIDDDFKTELVNLVPILLSPENLVEKEIGGSKVTCRDLVQYFKAYMKIYQGEELPHPKSMLQATAEANNLAAVAGAKDIYNKGMEQVCGGDKPYMAPDQLECGHANLRQVAVKHFRSVKKMGGEDFCRCYQEQLEAELDEAFTNFIKHNDGKNIFYAARTPATLFAVMFAMYVASLVTGFLGINTVATVCNLIMGVALAALCLWAYVKYSGEFREVGSVIDQVAETLWEQIFSKLFEVARSRVPLDSLITAQRTRLASNNNVKKKN, from the exons GTGAGCATGGGGTGGAGGGTGTGCCTCATAAGATGAGccctgaggaagaggaggccctGTTGTTGGAGGAAGATGAAGAAGATGCCTTGTCGGCCAGGCCGATCCAGATCGTTGTGGCTCACGAGGACGACCACGCCTTTGAGCTCGACGAGGCGGCGCTGGAGCGCATCCTGCTGCAGGAGCATGTGCGCGACCTCAACGTGGTGGTGGTGTCGGTGGCCGGTGCCTTCCGCAAGGGCAAGTCCTTCCTGCTGGACTTCATGCTGCGCTTCATGTACAACCAG ACATCTTGCTCCTGGCTGGGTGGGCACGAGGAGCCACTGACGGGCTTCACCTGGCGGGGGGGCTGCGAGAGGGAGACCACAGGGATCCTGGCCTGGAGCGAGGTGTTTGTGGTGGACAAGCCAGACGGGAGCAAG GTTGCTGTTCTTCTAATCGACACACAGGGGGCTTTCGACAGCCAATCGACCATCAAAGATTGTGCGACGCTGTTTGCGTTGAGCACCATGACCAGCTCTGTACAG GTTTACAACTTGTCTCAGAATGTGCAGGAAGACGACCTTCAACATCtccag CTCTTTACTGAATATGGAAGGCTGGCCTTGGAAGAAATCTATGAGAAACCCTTTCAG ACTTTAATGTTTCTTATACGAGACTGGAGCTACCCTTACGAGCATTCTTACGGCTTAGAGGGAGGCAAGAGTTTCCTGGAGAAGAGATTACAA GTGAAACAGAACCAGCACGAGGAGCTGCAGAATGTCAGGAAGCACATCCACTCCTGCTTCTCTAACATTGGCTGCTTCCTCCTGCCCCACCCCGGCCTCAAGGTGGCCACCAACCCCAACTTTGATGGCAGACTCACAG ATATTGATGACGATTTCAAGACTGagctagtcaacctagtgccaaTCTTGTTGTCCCCGGAGAACTTGGTGGAGAAAGAAATCGGAGGATCCAAAGTGACGTGCCGAGACCTTGTACAGTATTTTAAA GCATACATGAAAATATACCAAGGGGAGGAGCTGCCTCATCCCAAGTCAATGTTACAG GCAACGGCTGAAGCCAACAACCTCGCAGCTGTTGCGGGCGCAAAAGACATTTACAACAAAGGCATGGAGCAG GTGTGCGGAGGCGACAAGCCCTACATGGCCCCCGATCAACTGGAGTGCGGCCACGCGAACCTGCGGCAGGTGGCGGTCAAACACTTCCGCTCGGTCAAGAAAATGGGCGGCGAGGACTTCTGCCGGTGCTACCAGGAGCAGCTGGAAGCGGAGCTGGACGAGGCCTTCACTAACTTCATCAAACACAACGATGGCAAGAACATCTTCTACGCGGCGCGCACGCCCGCTACGCTCTTCGCCGTCATGTTTGCCATGTACGTGGCGTCGCTGGTCACGGGCTTCCTGGGTATCAACACAGTGGCCACGGTGTGTAATCTCATTATGGGCGTGGCACTGGCTGCGCTCTGCCTTTGGGCCTATGTGAAGTATTCCGGCGAGTTCCGCGAGGTGGGCAGTGTCATCGACCAGGTGGCCGAGACCCTGTGGGAGCAG ATCTTTTCCAAACTCTTTGAGGTGGCGAGGAGTCGAGTCCCATTGGATTCCTTGATAACGGCCCAGAGAACGAGACTGGCCTCGAACAACAATGTCAAGAAGAAAAACTAG
- the LOC129839540 gene encoding eukaryotic initiation factor 4A-III, translating into MEVATVPRTRRLLKEEDMTKIEFETSEEVDVTPTFDTMGLREDLLRGIYAYGFEKPSAIQQRAIKQIIKGRDVIAQSQSGTGKTATFCVSVLQCLDIQVRETQALILAPTRELAGQIQKVLLALGDYMNVQCHSCIGGTNVGEDIRKLDYGQHVVAGTPGRVFDMIRRRSLRTRAIKMLVLDEADEMLNKGFKEQIYDVYRYLPPATQVCLISATLPHEILEMTNKFMTDPIRILVKRDELTLEGIKQFFVAVEREEWKFDTLCDLYDTLTITQAVIFCNTKRKVDWLTEKMREANFTVSSMHGDMPQKERESIMKEFRSGASRVLISTDVWARGLDVPQVSLIINYDLPNNRELYIHRIGRSGRYGRKGVAINFVKNDDIRILRDIEQYYSTQIDEMPMNVADLI; encoded by the exons ATGGAAGTAGCCACCGTACCGCGCACGAGGCGTCTATTGAAGGAGGAAGACATGACCAAGATCGAGTTTGAGACCAGCGAGGAGGTCGATGTTACGCCTACCTTCGACACAATGGGCCTACGAGAGGATCTCCTCCGTGGGATCTACGCATACG GTTTCGAGAAGCCTTCCGCAATCCAACAAAGAGCAATTAAACAGATCATCAAGGGTAGAGATGTCATTGCACA gTCTCAGTCAGGAACAGGAAAGACTGCCACGTTTTGCGTATCAGTGCTGCAGTGTCTTGACATTCAG gTGCGTGAAACCCAAGCACTGATCCTGGCTCCCACCAGAGAGTTGGCTGGACAGATACAGAAG gtgctCCTGGCCCTCGGTGACTACATGAACGTCCAGTGTCATTCCTGCATCGGAGGGACAAACGTGGGTGAGGACATCCGTAAACTGGACTATGGCCAGCACGTAGTAGCAGGGACCCCTGGGAGAGTGTTTG ATATGATCCGCAGGAGGAGTTTGAGGACGCGTGCCATCAAGATGCTGGTGCTGGACGAAGCAGACGAAATGCTCAACAAGG GTTTCAAAGAGCAGATCTACGACGTGTACCGGTACCTGCCCCCCGCCACCCAGGTGTGTCTGATCAGCGCCACGCTACCCCACGAGATCCTGGAGATGACCAACAAGTTCATGACCGACCCCATCCGCATCCTGGTCAAACG TGATGAGTTGACTCTGGAGGGCATCAAGCAGTTCTTTGTGGcagtagagagggaggagtggaagTTTGACACCCTGTGTGACCTGTATGACACCCTCACCATCACGCAGGCTGTCATCTTCTGCAACACCAAGCGGAAG gttgactggctgactgagaaGATGAGGGAGGCCAACTTCACTGTTTCCTCCATGCATGGAGACATGccccagaaggagagagagtccaTCATGAAAGAGTTCCGGTCCGGCGCCAG cCGAGTGCTTATCTCAACTGATGTGTGGGCCCGAGGTCTGGATGTGCCCCAGGTGTCCCTCATCATCAACTACGACCTGCCCAACAACAGAGAgctgtacatccacag GATTGGCCGATCGGGTCGTTACGGCCGCAAGGGTGTGGCCATCAACTTTGTGAAGAACGACGACATCCGTATCCTCCGTGACATTGAGCAGTACTATTCCACACAGATCGATGAAATGCCAATGAACG TGGCTGACCTGATCTAA
- the LOC129839516 gene encoding atlastin-2-like isoform X1: MAEESRLKHRNHSPQNCKNSIFGEGEHGVEGVPHKMSPEEEEALLLEEDEEDALSARPIQIVVAHEDDHAFELDEAALERILLQEHVRDLNVVVVSVAGAFRKGKSFLLDFMLRFMYNQTSCSWLGGHEEPLTGFTWRGGCERETTGILAWSEVFVVDKPDGSKVAVLLIDTQGAFDSQSTIKDCATLFALSTMTSSVQVYNLSQNVQEDDLQHLQLFTEYGRLALEEIYEKPFQTLMFLIRDWSYPYEHSYGLEGGKSFLEKRLQVKQNQHEELQNVRKHIHSCFSNIGCFLLPHPGLKVATNPNFDGRLTDIDDDFKTELVNLVPILLSPENLVEKEIGGSKVTCRDLVQYFKAYMKIYQGEELPHPKSMLQATAEANNLAAVAGAKDIYNKGMEQVCGGDKPYMAPDQLECGHANLRQVAVKHFRSVKKMGGEDFCRCYQEQLEAELDEAFTNFIKHNDGKNIFYAARTPATLFAVMFAMYVASLVTGFLGINTVATVCNLIMGVALAALCLWAYVKYSGEFREVGSVIDQVAETLWEQRTPRKVRGGQRGKRLLLSFEAEITSNVTTNVINTAAILPLPCFQIFSKLFEVARSRVPLDSLITAQRTRLASNNNVKKKN, from the exons GTGAGCATGGGGTGGAGGGTGTGCCTCATAAGATGAGccctgaggaagaggaggccctGTTGTTGGAGGAAGATGAAGAAGATGCCTTGTCGGCCAGGCCGATCCAGATCGTTGTGGCTCACGAGGACGACCACGCCTTTGAGCTCGACGAGGCGGCGCTGGAGCGCATCCTGCTGCAGGAGCATGTGCGCGACCTCAACGTGGTGGTGGTGTCGGTGGCCGGTGCCTTCCGCAAGGGCAAGTCCTTCCTGCTGGACTTCATGCTGCGCTTCATGTACAACCAG ACATCTTGCTCCTGGCTGGGTGGGCACGAGGAGCCACTGACGGGCTTCACCTGGCGGGGGGGCTGCGAGAGGGAGACCACAGGGATCCTGGCCTGGAGCGAGGTGTTTGTGGTGGACAAGCCAGACGGGAGCAAG GTTGCTGTTCTTCTAATCGACACACAGGGGGCTTTCGACAGCCAATCGACCATCAAAGATTGTGCGACGCTGTTTGCGTTGAGCACCATGACCAGCTCTGTACAG GTTTACAACTTGTCTCAGAATGTGCAGGAAGACGACCTTCAACATCtccag CTCTTTACTGAATATGGAAGGCTGGCCTTGGAAGAAATCTATGAGAAACCCTTTCAG ACTTTAATGTTTCTTATACGAGACTGGAGCTACCCTTACGAGCATTCTTACGGCTTAGAGGGAGGCAAGAGTTTCCTGGAGAAGAGATTACAA GTGAAACAGAACCAGCACGAGGAGCTGCAGAATGTCAGGAAGCACATCCACTCCTGCTTCTCTAACATTGGCTGCTTCCTCCTGCCCCACCCCGGCCTCAAGGTGGCCACCAACCCCAACTTTGATGGCAGACTCACAG ATATTGATGACGATTTCAAGACTGagctagtcaacctagtgccaaTCTTGTTGTCCCCGGAGAACTTGGTGGAGAAAGAAATCGGAGGATCCAAAGTGACGTGCCGAGACCTTGTACAGTATTTTAAA GCATACATGAAAATATACCAAGGGGAGGAGCTGCCTCATCCCAAGTCAATGTTACAG GCAACGGCTGAAGCCAACAACCTCGCAGCTGTTGCGGGCGCAAAAGACATTTACAACAAAGGCATGGAGCAG GTGTGCGGAGGCGACAAGCCCTACATGGCCCCCGATCAACTGGAGTGCGGCCACGCGAACCTGCGGCAGGTGGCGGTCAAACACTTCCGCTCGGTCAAGAAAATGGGCGGCGAGGACTTCTGCCGGTGCTACCAGGAGCAGCTGGAAGCGGAGCTGGACGAGGCCTTCACTAACTTCATCAAACACAACGATGGCAAGAACATCTTCTACGCGGCGCGCACGCCCGCTACGCTCTTCGCCGTCATGTTTGCCATGTACGTGGCGTCGCTGGTCACGGGCTTCCTGGGTATCAACACAGTGGCCACGGTGTGTAATCTCATTATGGGCGTGGCACTGGCTGCGCTCTGCCTTTGGGCCTATGTGAAGTATTCCGGCGAGTTCCGCGAGGTGGGCAGTGTCATCGACCAGGTGGCCGAGACCCTGTGGGAGCAG AGGACGCCACGAAAGGTGAGAGGTGGACAGAGGGGAAAAAGGCTCCTTTTGTCATTTGAGGCAGAAATAACTTCAAACGTCACTACTAATGTCATTAACACAGCCGCAATACTTCCCTTGCCTTGTTTTCAGATCTTTTCCAAACTCTTTGAGGTGGCGAGGAGTCGAGTCCCATTGGATTCCTTGATAACGGCCCAGAGAACGAGACTGGCCTCGAACAACAATGTCAAGAAGAAAAACTAG
- the LOC129839516 gene encoding atlastin-2-like isoform X4, translating into MAEESRLKHRNHSPQNCKNSIFGEGEHGVEGVPHKMSPEEEEALLLEEDEEDALSARPIQIVVAHEDDHAFELDEAALERILLQEHVRDLNVVVVSVAGAFRKGKSFLLDFMLRFMYNQTSCSWLGGHEEPLTGFTWRGGCERETTGILAWSEVFVVDKPDGSKVAVLLIDTQGAFDSQSTIKDCATLFALSTMTSSVQVYNLSQNVQEDDLQHLQLFTEYGRLALEEIYEKPFQTLMFLIRDWSYPYEHSYGLEGGKSFLEKRLQVKQNQHEELQNVRKHIHSCFSNIGCFLLPHPGLKVATNPNFDGRLTDIDDDFKTELVNLVPILLSPENLVEKEIGGSKVTCRDLVQYFKAYMKIYQGEELPHPKSMLQATAEANNLAAVAGAKDIYNKGMEQVCGGDKPYMAPDQLECGHANLRQVAVKHFRSVKKMGGEDFCRCYQEQLEAELDEAFTNFIKHNDGKNIFYAARTPATLFAVMFAMYVASLVTGFLGINTVATVCNLIMGVALAALCLWAYVKYSGEFREVGSVIDQVAETLWEQRVFAPKLFVLFFS; encoded by the exons GTGAGCATGGGGTGGAGGGTGTGCCTCATAAGATGAGccctgaggaagaggaggccctGTTGTTGGAGGAAGATGAAGAAGATGCCTTGTCGGCCAGGCCGATCCAGATCGTTGTGGCTCACGAGGACGACCACGCCTTTGAGCTCGACGAGGCGGCGCTGGAGCGCATCCTGCTGCAGGAGCATGTGCGCGACCTCAACGTGGTGGTGGTGTCGGTGGCCGGTGCCTTCCGCAAGGGCAAGTCCTTCCTGCTGGACTTCATGCTGCGCTTCATGTACAACCAG ACATCTTGCTCCTGGCTGGGTGGGCACGAGGAGCCACTGACGGGCTTCACCTGGCGGGGGGGCTGCGAGAGGGAGACCACAGGGATCCTGGCCTGGAGCGAGGTGTTTGTGGTGGACAAGCCAGACGGGAGCAAG GTTGCTGTTCTTCTAATCGACACACAGGGGGCTTTCGACAGCCAATCGACCATCAAAGATTGTGCGACGCTGTTTGCGTTGAGCACCATGACCAGCTCTGTACAG GTTTACAACTTGTCTCAGAATGTGCAGGAAGACGACCTTCAACATCtccag CTCTTTACTGAATATGGAAGGCTGGCCTTGGAAGAAATCTATGAGAAACCCTTTCAG ACTTTAATGTTTCTTATACGAGACTGGAGCTACCCTTACGAGCATTCTTACGGCTTAGAGGGAGGCAAGAGTTTCCTGGAGAAGAGATTACAA GTGAAACAGAACCAGCACGAGGAGCTGCAGAATGTCAGGAAGCACATCCACTCCTGCTTCTCTAACATTGGCTGCTTCCTCCTGCCCCACCCCGGCCTCAAGGTGGCCACCAACCCCAACTTTGATGGCAGACTCACAG ATATTGATGACGATTTCAAGACTGagctagtcaacctagtgccaaTCTTGTTGTCCCCGGAGAACTTGGTGGAGAAAGAAATCGGAGGATCCAAAGTGACGTGCCGAGACCTTGTACAGTATTTTAAA GCATACATGAAAATATACCAAGGGGAGGAGCTGCCTCATCCCAAGTCAATGTTACAG GCAACGGCTGAAGCCAACAACCTCGCAGCTGTTGCGGGCGCAAAAGACATTTACAACAAAGGCATGGAGCAG GTGTGCGGAGGCGACAAGCCCTACATGGCCCCCGATCAACTGGAGTGCGGCCACGCGAACCTGCGGCAGGTGGCGGTCAAACACTTCCGCTCGGTCAAGAAAATGGGCGGCGAGGACTTCTGCCGGTGCTACCAGGAGCAGCTGGAAGCGGAGCTGGACGAGGCCTTCACTAACTTCATCAAACACAACGATGGCAAGAACATCTTCTACGCGGCGCGCACGCCCGCTACGCTCTTCGCCGTCATGTTTGCCATGTACGTGGCGTCGCTGGTCACGGGCTTCCTGGGTATCAACACAGTGGCCACGGTGTGTAATCTCATTATGGGCGTGGCACTGGCTGCGCTCTGCCTTTGGGCCTATGTGAAGTATTCCGGCGAGTTCCGCGAGGTGGGCAGTGTCATCGACCAGGTGGCCGAGACCCTGTGGGAGCAG AGAGTGTTTGCTCCCAAACTCTTTGTCCTGTTCTTTTCCTAA
- the LOC129839516 gene encoding atlastin-2-like isoform X2 — MAEESRLKHRNHSPQNCKNSIFGEGEHGVEGVPHKMSPEEEEALLLEEDEEDALSARPIQIVVAHEDDHAFELDEAALERILLQEHVRDLNVVVVSVAGAFRKGKSFLLDFMLRFMYNQTSCSWLGGHEEPLTGFTWRGGCERETTGILAWSEVFVVDKPDGSKVAVLLIDTQGAFDSQSTIKDCATLFALSTMTSSVQVYNLSQNVQEDDLQHLQLFTEYGRLALEEIYEKPFQTLMFLIRDWSYPYEHSYGLEGGKSFLEKRLQVKQNQHEELQNVRKHIHSCFSNIGCFLLPHPGLKVATNPNFDGRLTDIDDDFKTELVNLVPILLSPENLVEKEIGGSKVTCRDLVQYFKAYMKIYQGEELPHPKSMLQATAEANNLAAVAGAKDIYNKGMEQVCGGDKPYMAPDQLECGHANLRQVAVKHFRSVKKMGGEDFCRCYQEQLEAELDEAFTNFIKHNDGKNIFYAARTPATLFAVMFAMYVASLVTGFLGINTVATVCNLIMGVALAALCLWAYVKYSGEFREVGSVIDQVAETLWEQRTPRKIFSKLFEVARSRVPLDSLITAQRTRLASNNNVKKKN; from the exons GTGAGCATGGGGTGGAGGGTGTGCCTCATAAGATGAGccctgaggaagaggaggccctGTTGTTGGAGGAAGATGAAGAAGATGCCTTGTCGGCCAGGCCGATCCAGATCGTTGTGGCTCACGAGGACGACCACGCCTTTGAGCTCGACGAGGCGGCGCTGGAGCGCATCCTGCTGCAGGAGCATGTGCGCGACCTCAACGTGGTGGTGGTGTCGGTGGCCGGTGCCTTCCGCAAGGGCAAGTCCTTCCTGCTGGACTTCATGCTGCGCTTCATGTACAACCAG ACATCTTGCTCCTGGCTGGGTGGGCACGAGGAGCCACTGACGGGCTTCACCTGGCGGGGGGGCTGCGAGAGGGAGACCACAGGGATCCTGGCCTGGAGCGAGGTGTTTGTGGTGGACAAGCCAGACGGGAGCAAG GTTGCTGTTCTTCTAATCGACACACAGGGGGCTTTCGACAGCCAATCGACCATCAAAGATTGTGCGACGCTGTTTGCGTTGAGCACCATGACCAGCTCTGTACAG GTTTACAACTTGTCTCAGAATGTGCAGGAAGACGACCTTCAACATCtccag CTCTTTACTGAATATGGAAGGCTGGCCTTGGAAGAAATCTATGAGAAACCCTTTCAG ACTTTAATGTTTCTTATACGAGACTGGAGCTACCCTTACGAGCATTCTTACGGCTTAGAGGGAGGCAAGAGTTTCCTGGAGAAGAGATTACAA GTGAAACAGAACCAGCACGAGGAGCTGCAGAATGTCAGGAAGCACATCCACTCCTGCTTCTCTAACATTGGCTGCTTCCTCCTGCCCCACCCCGGCCTCAAGGTGGCCACCAACCCCAACTTTGATGGCAGACTCACAG ATATTGATGACGATTTCAAGACTGagctagtcaacctagtgccaaTCTTGTTGTCCCCGGAGAACTTGGTGGAGAAAGAAATCGGAGGATCCAAAGTGACGTGCCGAGACCTTGTACAGTATTTTAAA GCATACATGAAAATATACCAAGGGGAGGAGCTGCCTCATCCCAAGTCAATGTTACAG GCAACGGCTGAAGCCAACAACCTCGCAGCTGTTGCGGGCGCAAAAGACATTTACAACAAAGGCATGGAGCAG GTGTGCGGAGGCGACAAGCCCTACATGGCCCCCGATCAACTGGAGTGCGGCCACGCGAACCTGCGGCAGGTGGCGGTCAAACACTTCCGCTCGGTCAAGAAAATGGGCGGCGAGGACTTCTGCCGGTGCTACCAGGAGCAGCTGGAAGCGGAGCTGGACGAGGCCTTCACTAACTTCATCAAACACAACGATGGCAAGAACATCTTCTACGCGGCGCGCACGCCCGCTACGCTCTTCGCCGTCATGTTTGCCATGTACGTGGCGTCGCTGGTCACGGGCTTCCTGGGTATCAACACAGTGGCCACGGTGTGTAATCTCATTATGGGCGTGGCACTGGCTGCGCTCTGCCTTTGGGCCTATGTGAAGTATTCCGGCGAGTTCCGCGAGGTGGGCAGTGTCATCGACCAGGTGGCCGAGACCCTGTGGGAGCAG AGGACGCCACGAAAG ATCTTTTCCAAACTCTTTGAGGTGGCGAGGAGTCGAGTCCCATTGGATTCCTTGATAACGGCCCAGAGAACGAGACTGGCCTCGAACAACAATGTCAAGAAGAAAAACTAG